A genomic stretch from Thermoanaerobaculia bacterium includes:
- a CDS encoding M1 family aminopeptidase produces MITSNRFLLVGSLIFGLSGVARAETLSAQVDRYAHPTLGKDAVTVANVTLQVGHIKVTLAKGVVAPVLAGTETIGFFFDGEGKWTYASDTPEEWPVMRHDADRATRWKARDEGKSLLVSDAFDDLLWLAPGEKVPAGTAGAAPPEHAFRKHLETFARRKSDGVAQRLAYRERMAPAAPFSWVELSGGKQEAIWFRDEIESHAEDLIALKKLEFDSANAPWEWAVETISDQPIGRGFREPPRPDVVLTRVEPEIEAEKEHAKIRVTETWESAAKEPISTLHVNLRSRVFADSALDIRKNELLKVETSDGHAVDFDHRDGRLLLALPKPLAPGQPVTLRFDMEGDVLPPPSHDSYWLLGFDSWYPSPGLNGSAFTWRCTVRVRKPFVPIASGTVVSRKEEKDWNTLTTELDHPIFLPVVLGGSYHVEDVVKDGRTYHVASYAYVNHRATEHLVTLSSQIIKFYEPFLGPFPWKEFTIVEINSYGFGIAPPATMFITREAFSPHEDDLTKMFSRSLTARFAHEIAHQWWGHQIKWPDDEEEWMSESFAEYCSALQVRAEKGNGAYNQVVRDWEGRMKDSGISATLPTANRLEGETAFRDRMGLLYGRGPFLLAILHKELGEEKFLTFLKTFQSNRKWQTGSSALTASLLHYLTGKSYADFFDRYFWGTEYPKLPK; encoded by the coding sequence ATGATCACCTCGAATCGCTTTCTCCTCGTCGGATCCTTGATCTTTGGACTTTCGGGGGTCGCCCGCGCCGAAACCCTCTCCGCCCAGGTCGACCGCTACGCCCATCCGACGCTCGGAAAGGACGCGGTCACGGTCGCGAACGTGACGCTCCAGGTCGGGCACATCAAGGTGACGCTCGCCAAAGGCGTCGTGGCGCCCGTTCTCGCCGGAACCGAGACGATCGGGTTCTTCTTCGACGGCGAGGGGAAGTGGACGTACGCCTCCGACACGCCGGAGGAGTGGCCCGTGATGCGCCACGACGCCGACAGGGCGACGCGCTGGAAGGCGAGAGACGAAGGGAAGAGCCTCCTCGTCTCCGACGCGTTCGACGATCTCCTCTGGCTGGCGCCCGGCGAGAAGGTCCCCGCGGGAACGGCCGGCGCGGCGCCGCCCGAGCACGCGTTCCGGAAGCATCTCGAGACGTTCGCCCGCCGGAAGTCCGACGGCGTCGCCCAGCGGCTCGCTTACCGCGAGCGCATGGCGCCCGCCGCGCCGTTCTCGTGGGTGGAGCTCTCCGGCGGCAAGCAGGAGGCGATCTGGTTCCGCGACGAGATCGAGTCGCACGCCGAAGACCTGATCGCCCTGAAGAAGCTCGAATTCGACAGCGCCAACGCCCCGTGGGAGTGGGCGGTCGAGACGATCTCCGACCAGCCGATCGGCCGCGGATTCCGCGAGCCGCCGCGACCCGACGTCGTCCTGACGCGCGTCGAGCCGGAGATCGAGGCCGAAAAGGAGCACGCGAAGATCCGCGTGACGGAAACCTGGGAGAGCGCCGCGAAGGAGCCGATCTCGACGCTCCACGTCAACCTCCGGAGCCGCGTGTTCGCCGATTCCGCGCTCGACATCCGGAAGAACGAGCTGCTGAAGGTCGAGACCTCGGACGGCCACGCCGTCGATTTCGACCATCGCGACGGCCGCCTGCTGCTGGCGCTCCCGAAGCCGCTCGCCCCCGGGCAGCCGGTGACGCTCCGGTTCGACATGGAAGGCGACGTGCTCCCTCCCCCGTCGCACGACAGCTACTGGCTCCTCGGATTCGACTCCTGGTACCCGAGCCCGGGACTCAACGGCTCCGCCTTCACCTGGCGCTGCACCGTGCGCGTCAGGAAGCCCTTCGTCCCGATCGCGAGCGGCACGGTCGTCTCGCGGAAGGAAGAGAAGGACTGGAACACGCTCACGACCGAGCTCGACCACCCGATCTTCCTCCCGGTCGTCCTCGGCGGGAGCTACCACGTCGAGGACGTCGTCAAGGACGGACGCACGTACCACGTGGCGAGCTACGCGTACGTCAACCACCGCGCGACGGAGCACCTCGTCACCCTCTCGTCGCAGATCATCAAGTTCTACGAGCCCTTCCTCGGGCCCTTCCCCTGGAAGGAGTTCACGATCGTCGAGATCAACTCCTACGGCTTCGGGATCGCGCCGCCCGCGACGATGTTCATCACGCGAGAGGCGTTCTCGCCGCACGAAGACGACCTGACGAAGATGTTCTCCCGCAGCCTCACGGCGCGATTCGCCCACGAGATCGCGCACCAGTGGTGGGGCCACCAGATCAAGTGGCCGGACGACGAGGAGGAATGGATGTCCGAGTCGTTCGCCGAGTACTGCTCGGCGCTGCAGGTGCGCGCGGAGAAAGGCAACGGCGCCTACAACCAGGTCGTCCGCGACTGGGAAGGGCGGATGAAGGACTCAGGGATCTCCGCCACGCTTCCGACCGCCAACCGGCTGGAAGGCGAGACGGCGTTCCGCGACCGCATGGGGCTCCTGTACGGTCGCGGGCCGTTTCTCCTCGCGATCCTCCACAAGGAGCTCGGCGAGGAGAAGTTCCTCACGTTCCTGAAGACGTTCCAGTCCAACCGGAAGTGGCAGACGGGATCATCGGCGCTGACGGCCAGCCTGCTGCACTACCTCACCGGGAAGTCGTACGCGGACTTCTTCGACCGATACTTCTGGGGGACGGAGTATCCGAAGCTGCCGAAGTAA
- a CDS encoding DNA polymerase IV: MTATFPIWALLDLDAFYVSVERAKDPSLAGKPVIVGGDPERGRGIVASASYEARARGVRTAMPAASAARLCPDAVFLRPDFAACTEYSRLAAAILESEAPRVLPASIDEFYLDFTHRGGFDFEKACAAVARLRERLRRELALPASAGISSSRLVAKIACGKAKPDRQLFVPPGTEAAFLAPLPVGEMPGIGPKTEPRFVDAGFRTIGDLATRPESERREHLGEHAEYWRRRAVGEDVSGDPFDEERDRSIGAEETFDRDLSEPAEVDGALASLAETACFRLRRKAYVAGTMSLKIRYENFETISASHTFPEPTDGYDEIRRAAAAALARRWNRSRRLRLLGVRLTGISDKNAGWLPLEMPGRARDERAFEAIDRIKEKFGEGSLRFARGTSKPTSPGGRPVAPKPGGEGGGSG, encoded by the coding sequence GTGACGGCGACATTCCCCATCTGGGCCCTGCTCGATCTCGACGCGTTCTACGTGTCGGTCGAACGGGCGAAGGACCCGTCGCTCGCCGGGAAACCGGTGATCGTCGGGGGCGACCCGGAGCGCGGACGGGGCATCGTCGCGTCCGCCTCCTACGAAGCTCGCGCCCGCGGCGTCCGGACCGCCATGCCGGCCGCGTCGGCGGCCCGGCTCTGCCCCGACGCCGTCTTCCTGCGCCCGGACTTCGCGGCCTGCACCGAATACTCCCGCCTCGCCGCGGCGATCCTCGAGAGCGAGGCGCCGCGGGTGCTGCCGGCGTCGATCGACGAGTTCTACCTCGACTTCACGCACCGCGGCGGCTTCGACTTCGAGAAGGCGTGCGCGGCGGTGGCGCGGCTGCGCGAGCGGCTCCGGCGCGAGCTCGCGCTGCCGGCCTCCGCGGGGATCTCGTCGAGCCGCCTCGTCGCGAAGATCGCTTGCGGGAAAGCGAAACCCGACCGACAGCTCTTCGTTCCTCCGGGAACGGAAGCGGCGTTCCTCGCGCCGCTCCCCGTCGGCGAGATGCCGGGGATCGGGCCGAAGACCGAGCCGCGCTTCGTCGACGCCGGGTTCCGCACGATCGGCGATCTCGCGACCCGCCCCGAGTCCGAGCGCCGGGAGCATCTCGGAGAGCACGCCGAGTACTGGAGGCGGCGCGCCGTCGGCGAGGACGTCTCCGGCGATCCCTTCGACGAGGAGCGCGACCGCTCGATCGGCGCGGAGGAGACGTTCGACCGCGATCTCTCCGAGCCCGCCGAGGTGGATGGCGCGCTCGCGTCGCTCGCCGAGACCGCGTGCTTTCGCCTCCGGCGGAAGGCCTACGTCGCCGGCACGATGTCTCTCAAGATCCGCTACGAGAACTTCGAGACGATCTCCGCGTCGCACACGTTCCCCGAGCCGACCGACGGCTACGACGAGATCCGGAGGGCGGCGGCGGCCGCGCTCGCGCGCCGCTGGAACCGCTCGCGCCGGCTGCGGCTGCTCGGCGTACGGCTGACGGGGATCTCCGACAAGAACGCCGGCTGGCTGCCGCTCGAGATGCCCGGCCGCGCGCGCGACGAGCGGGCCTTCGAGGCGATCGACCGGATCAAGGAAAAGTTCGGCGAGGGGAGCCTGCGGTTCGCGCGGGGGACGTCCAAACCCACCTCTCCCGGCGGGAGACCCGTCGCGCCGAAGCCTGGAGGCGAAGGCGGAGGGTCGGGGTGA